A region of the Dreissena polymorpha isolate Duluth1 chromosome 6, UMN_Dpol_1.0, whole genome shotgun sequence genome:
CACTGTCTATAAAACCAAAATaccaattcatttttttttttaaacaccaaATGTGATTATAACACATGGACTTTTCAGGACAATTTTAGCATATGGACCTTgtcaaaataaattgttatcttGGAAAAAGCCTATGGCAAAACAATGTGTAAACCTGGATTGTCTAGTTTAACATACATACAAATGGAGAGGGGGTGTTGGACTGTAGATAATATGCACAATTTAAACAGACACCAAATGAAATGATCTGTGAAATAGAGCCTGACGTTCTTGTGAACAACCATGTGAATGACAACTTTTGTTTGTGCACTTTTTAAAAAGACTGAAATTTTGCCTTTTCAGCTCATTCAGGTCATGTTCAGTACCAGGGTTTGGAAACAGAAAATGTTTTTGCCTCAGTTACAATGTAGTTATGTACAGGACAGTTTCACATCAAATTGCTTTTGTATTGTTGCTGTTAAATTATTGCTGACTTCATGGAtactataaaacaattaaaaccagAATTAAAAGTCTTCATGAATACTGGTAACAAAAAGAAATTAGAAACTACTGGTTAACTACAGTGCATGATGCCTTTTTAATCTATTCTACTAAGGTGCATACATGCAACATTCCAAATCTCACAACAATACAAACACATCAACATTATTGAAAGGGATTAAGGATACCAAATTTTTCAATACTTTACAGCTGTAGGCTACAAACTGTTACTTTAGATAAATTCCGTAAGTCCCCAACTTACTACCAACAAAAATGTGCACACTATTTTTGTAAAAGATTAACCAGAAAAAATAACTAAATCAATctacataaatatgaaataatgtatGGCAACGTGCTTCAAAATCACTTTTTACCCTTAACAATCTACATAACTTTCAAAGGCTGGTTATTTTACGGTATATGGAAAATGCTACATGCCAGATAtatgttttttcttaaaaaatcaatCAATATCCAATACCTGTCCTCGGTCATCATTCTGTTTTCCCACAGAACCACGTTCAAATAGTTCCAATAGCTCTTTGTAAATATTGAGCAACTAGTTTAAGCCTGATTTAGTGTTAAATCATTTATTACAGATGGGGTTTAGGCCATTGAAAATATTGAAGAATAAGATATGGTATATCTACGCACTACTGATCTTACCAGATAAAACCACTTTGAAAGTTATTGGATTGTTTACAAAACATTTGATTCGACATATTCAAAGTGAATATTAAAAGTATATAGCCTTATTAATAATTACTGAAACATGAAAATTGAGTGTCCTTAAACAACAATGTATTATTAGACTTTCTATTTTAAAGCCCGAGTcatgaaacaattgtttaattgTAGCCCTTTATGCAACTTATGACTGCTTAAATTTTAGCTTCACTAAGCTATACATATTATTGAGTCAATAGCACTTTATAACGCATACGGTTTCCCCATTCTCTAGCATCAATGTATATTACAAATACAAATGGTATAACCAGTTCAAGCCCTTTCATAGCCAAAAGCATAATAAGCTTTTTCTTCACCATGCATGTCTTGATAGGTCCCTTAAGGCCAGTGTTGTTCATTGGTTCGATTCTCAGACATTTATGTTGAAGTGTAAAACAATTTAGCATATTCAaagacttttttaaataaattttagggAATACCCAAACTATACACGGAACAAAGGAGGTTAAACACAtgtgaaacaagggacaaaattgtcacaaaaccaggttttcattgtgaaaaaaaaatctgattaagggagacaactcaaactgaacttttgaaatgaacaaacaaaattaaccccctttgtaagtttgtttcacaataaatctattttaagttgtggtgaccttgacattggagatattgacgtgattctttcgtgcgacacaccgtcccatgatggtgaacaaatgtgccaaataattgtaaaatctcacaattaatgacatagttatggcccagacaagctcatttattgccaattttgacctttgaactcaaagtgtgaccttgaccttggagatatcgacgtaattatttcgcgcgacacaccgtccaatgatggtgaacaaatgtgccaaatgattttaaaatatgacaatgaacgacatagttatggcccggacaagcttgttccgcccgcccgcccgcattcgccaatcaaataaccagttttttccttcggaaaacctggttaataaaatataaatggtaaatgcaaaattaaattacTGTATataaacagtgctccagctaggcctaaatcaaagggcgccgcgccctgccatcccgaacctccgccctgcccccccgaacctccgccctgcccccccccccctaaaaaaaaaaaaaaaaaaaaatttttttttttttttttttttcatgtgataattcataaatctcctattacattgttattagtttaatcctcattgtagacattatatttgaatggtttaataataatgggaataatacaattatttataacatataaattaacatgcaataggaagcattccagaaacatcCGCGCGCTCGAACatgccctttttacaaaatactgcgcgtcaaaagtgcccttttgacaaaatactgcgcgtcgagagtgcccttttgacaaaaaagcccccctgcccttttcaaatcctagctggagcactgataaagACAATTGTAAGGGTAGGGCGTTTATTGCCAAAGGAGAAATCTtagaacaacaacaataacaagagtgccaaactgtcacaagatacgcccattcgaaggttttggacaccatgctcaatgcttgaaagtgtcctcaagacctagttattgacccggcatgacccatatttgaacttgacctagatatcacttagatgtaacatctgactaaatttggtgaagatcagatgaaaactacttcaattaaagagcggacaacatgcttaatgcttgaaatgcactatgtgacctcgtttttgacccggcatgacccatgttcgaacttgacctacatatcatctagacacaacttctgaccaaattaggtgaagatcagatgaaaactacttcaattagagagcggacaccatgctaaatgcttgaaatgcactaagtaacctcgtgacctagtttttgacccggcatgacccatatttgaacttgacctacatatcatctagacacaacttctgaccaaatttggtgaagatcggatgaatacaatttgaattagagtccggacaaagtggcgccgttgaaaatgcacttattgaccctatgacctagtttttgacccggcatgacccatattcgaacttggcctatatatcaactagatgcaactgctgaccaagtttggtgaagatcggatgaatacaatttgaaatagagtccggacaaagtggcccctttgaaaatgcacttattgaccctatgacctagtttttgacccggcatgacccatattcgaacttggcctagatatcaactagatgcaactgctgaccaagtttggtgaagatcggatgaatacaatttgaattagagtccggacaaagtgatgccttccgcccgccgcccgccgcccgcccgccgccaaggggtttcacataatacgtcccgtattttatacgggcgtataaaaaggaaagGGCAACAAACAAACTACAAGCAATATACACAAAGTACTTCTACAACATCTCTGTTAGTTGTGTACACAAAAACTTGCAAAATGCAAACCAAGCCGTTGTTTTCAACAGAAAATACCAACCACTTGTAAACTCACGCACACTTACACGACTCTCCACCTGGACACATTGGTCCCGAGTCACGACTCCGAGATCTCCAAATCATTACGAGGGCACATATTAAAATAATACCCACTAATCCACCAATAACACCCCCAATTATGGCAGCAATATTGGTAGTCGATCCTGAAAAGCATGCAAAAATTGAAAGCATTTACTGACCAATTTTTCAGCTAACGTGAGTTGTAATACCATGGCAATAGCGGATGCATTGGATTCAAAACCAGAGAATGTTCATTATAATTCCATCGTTAAGTTTACTTaacttaaaattatattatataaatgcatagatTGCTGCATAATTTGATTAATTCAACATTCAAACAGTAGTAACTTGATGGAGATTTAAAGCTTTGTTATTCCCAGCACATTTAAATCCAATGTTGTCTACTATGCCATTTCTGCATAAACATACATAAACCCTAAATATCTCGTGATAACCTCTTGTCAGCACTTACAGTCGTCTCCAGCCGCGCGGCGTCTGTACCACAGAAAGTATACTAGCAATACTATAATCACGATGCCAACCAGCGACCCGATGACCGCCCCAGCAATTACTCCTGCGTCGCCACTGCCTAGAATGTCCAGTATTGACAAAACATATTATAGAGATGTACTTTAGGTTGAATTCATCCGAAATGGTTCTTGATAAACTATATTTATGAGTtgaaattgatatatattttagtgATTTAACCCTGAGGCctcttttatattaaaacaaactgaacaagtgCTGAAATAATTGGGCAAACAAATACTTATGTAAAAAACATGCACTTATGCACACACAAAGACAAGTTAACTTACTTTTTTTTCCCAATAACCATTTATGTTTCAATAATTTCCTCCATAACAAACTTAAGCTTTGTACCTTATTTCAAAGCAATAGCTGAATAGTCGTTTTTCCTTTACATGtaatcagggctatagataacttttggggtatattgggtaatgaacccctgtttttgacaacaatatcgtttttgtaaattcaatagttttagcgaaaattcccccccccctacttttgagcttaattgggttttccatccccatttttttttaactcaattgggtaatttagggaatgacatatataatataataaaaacctactaaggttactatattatttatacaaatggaattcaaaaaggtacctaaggtacctgtacataacaacaaataattactgaatttctgaacAACGTTCATCATTTTTTGCGTAAATAAGACCGacttcgtgaaaatcgctgcacaattgataaagttatggctgttcaaagcgatgcatcctgtttttgggtcattttgagttgaataccgtgaaaatgaaagtagaagaCGGGTCtatgaacaattaaaacaatacccgaaagattgataaccgctgaaAAGACTGCCTTTTTTCTTCATAGGaaggtacatttttgtacggaaaataaccagtctaaaaaatacgcccggtaAGAATTGTGTTTCATGATGCAAGGTTTTTTAAAGGagttacgttattaaatttgtatttgcgtttttgtacgctttattttgaaatttattaagtttttggttattttcattgcgtaataacgcaaagacgcttgttatctatagccctggccttttaaaaacatatctttgaattcatgtattttacaaaaaatgaatatACAGCAATGTTCCCTTGTGACTGGACCCTCATCCGCAGGTTTCGGGTTGAATTCACTGTTACATGTATGAGACAGAAAGGTTTTATAAGATTCTAAGGCCTCTGTATATCCAGCAAATCCTTAGTATGAAAATGTACCTACATGTAACATGTAATATATGTACATTCTGATGGAGTACATGCATGTAATAGTCATTGAATAGGTAAGCCACAACAGTAAAAGTGAACCATTCAACATGAAGGCAAAATACCAGCCTGTTGCCCACTTACAGAACATTAAACACTAAACTGAAATAAAGAACACAAAATATACTGGAAAATAAACAGCAATAATAAAGAGTGTAGTTGCTTAGAGGAAATTAAGTGCGTAGTGATCATTAATTAggtcacaggttcaatccccCTAAAAGGAGCATTCTCAAGTGTCAATCAAAAGAGCACATGTTGATTCCACGCAGAAAATGGACTTCAGAGCTCCTCAATAAGTATTAGGCTTTTTAtgcaatatataatatacaaataggttaaaacataatataaaaggACTGCCACGGTACACATGAAAGCATGTATTTCTTAAGAAAAGATTGATACTTAttacataataaattaatatggttGTAAAACTTATGTAGCATATTTTCTTTACTGTAgccaaaatattaaaatagttcTCAATACAAACGTGGGACTTTTTGACAGAGGTTGTACATAAGTTTGTTATATACTCCTAGGAAATGACAGTTTTAAATATTAAGGCATTTATCTACTATTATTTTACCTGCTGTAGCTAAGCCCCCTGTGGTTGGTTCATTCACATTATCTGAAATCATACATTGTAAGTCTTATTAATCAACACTAGTAGTTTTGCATGCAAGACTTTTACATGTTTTATCCATGTAGCTATTTAACTTTCTTCTGGCCAGTAAAGTACATAAaccagtataaatatattaagGGCAGTGATTTCTACAATTTACCTAGGTAACCAAATTTTTTACCCTCAAGACAATTTACAAAAGCttaaggcaatcacaaaagctaaccacgAGCACATTGTTAACTGATAACCTCAAGCAGATCACAATAATGACCCACTCTGACCAACTAAACTGACTGATCTCACCGTAAAAAAACATAAGAATGTGATCTCAGGTATAGATACATAGTAAAAATAAGCTTTATGTGCAAAGATATTTCACTTGTGCAGCATTTCACGGAATAAATTATAAATGGAAATCTAAGCAGTCCACTAATTATTGCAATGCAGTGTACATGCGTTCAATTTTCTTTGAGATTGTGTTCTTTCATTCAGACAGATTTGGAAGCATGCAAGATAGGCAATAAAGGTAATCAGGAAAAAGAATGACACATACAGACTTTGATGAAGAAATTCTTCATTGTGGTCTCAGGTAGAAGAGCAGAAGAGCCAGGAATACTTATGTAGCACTGGAACTGAAGTGGATTGTTGGATGTTCTGATCGCATCCTGGTCAGTCATGTTGTACATGATGCTGTCTGTTTTCTCAAACTGGCAACCATTGGCCACAACTTGACCCTCTTCACGTTCATTATTGTTGGGAATGTAGTTGGCCATATCACTCCCAGCTACGATATTACTCTTTTTCCAGGAGATGAGTCCATTGCTGCGAGTACCAAGATTTGCCTTGCAGGTGAGTTTAACCACCTGACCAATCATAAAGTGAGCCATATTGGTGGCTACTGTTCCAGTAGGGCTTTGGATTGGAAGTGATGATGACTGGTTGAATGCCCTTAAATCAACATTATTTGGCTGGACTGAAATATGATAAAGGTTACTGAAGAGAACATGCATGAAGACATTCAAGTGCACATTTCACTGGAATGATGAGCGGATGATTGCAAATGTGCATCTGTATTTTTGCTTATCTATAGTATTAATAAAAGTATTATCAGCCATGCTACAATCAGACACATGAGGCAGCAAAAGCAATGCTAgtcacatttttaatttttttatatcagaACTATGCAGATAAATGACTTTCCAAGTTTTCATacaatgtaacacacacaagcatgaggttatttttttaatttttttccccCGATGCTTCAATTAACTGGATGGAGTTCTAAAGCATTGTCAGAATTGTTGTGAACATGATGACATGTCTAAATACTATTCaatagtgaaacatatttgtgtttgccACATTTTCTGTTCTGAAATCAGATCCAAAGTTGATTTGGTTCCttttacagtacaggcaccgtgtacttaaacaaaaacagacaAGTACATCTTTGGTACGGACACGTAagtttgtgggtccaacttgtctgtggacaagtagactcttcaaatatttcagaacccctgagtCTCAGAGTCCAGGACTCCCATTAGTGTTGAAAGCTGCATACAATTTTAGTTTTTCGACCTTAATTTTTCCTAACTGGGctataaaaatgacataaaatttCAACAAGAGTGccaaggccacaattaaaatattgttggtttgccctttaccgaatctaaattttacaggtgggtaggtaggtaggaaaattttattttatttgagaaattatatttttaatacacttatagtctatgaatatttaaaacactgttattaaagcactgttgcattgtacgaagccctatgtggcttaacattatcttgtttgctgtttcttgcatatattaatatcaaatgcatgcttgtgtgtcaTTACATCAAatgtgttcattatatgatgttaattgctcaaatgcatttgtcattatttaactgccagacagcttttatttttaacttgaaCGGTTAAAActtttcccttaaattgggcttaattagcatgcaacaagcattgaaggagtgtagaaagacagcccaaagcctttaatggaaaaattcagacatggcgaaagaccgtcacattatacaggccagacttgcctaccaggagaaacaattcacaggccagttgaaatttttacaggcctcaattttaagtgtttgaccggtaagtgcatagtctcggcatggcaGAGTAAATTCACgaaagggcaaactgaacataagcattagttcttcttgaatgctctgatcttttatgagtacatacgtacagctcagagggtcaatagctgggagttgtattattgcaactaacatgagcatgaaaacttgttttggggaaataaattaagcgtgttaatttcagtttgtggatatattaacgttttaaacatatatactcagagctccagataagggtcgtattttcgtaattacgaattattttcaagtccgttacgtatttattttaaattaagttacgaatattatttttacatcggatcatatcgatttttattgagttctttttgcgtattaaagatctttgcggtgcttatatagaatggataTCAGGTTTGTATAACAaaacgcattttttccaataaaagcggcgtatacagtctatctggcaaaaaaatggcggcgcccagagaacgtcctaaaaaaatgcaaagcgtccaaaaacacgcttttaacatattgtacgcaaagtaagccaagttaaatgttaagaaagacattatagaaaagatattATACGATGCTgtttgttcagttgccgacacagtaagaaaagctaaacaaaaacgcgacacgacgggtccaaacttaaacacaaaaaaaacattgaacgagtggaagggacaagtcccgtggctaatcgttgaaaagattgaaggggatatccgttttaattgttaaatatgtaaaaattcatctaaggcatacaatctaagcacagtttgggcatatgaaggtatttgaaaaataacattgtataatactgaaaagacactgttgaactcgcataaataaagttgctagtatgtttattttgattttttttgcatgaaaaaaaccattattatttatttttaggtcttttaaaaaaaataagaattattttccataacgtagtagtaacattaagaataaaatttcagagttaagaattctttttgaaaatctggtagtaatttaaaaatttcacaaaaccttatctggagctctgatacttgagtgttgtcgatgtatttagctaagagacattaatatattaaataagtttacctttaaatatccatttcactaacatgccattacagtaaactgtttagagtggcaaacattataaagcagaatatgcacatgaatctgattaaacacagatccacttgcatataaatcaaatcatgtttgtcttttattttgcattttcgaacgataatcctgtaactgttagatgtattttttttgcgagtagactgcattccaatatTCAAACACTtattctgtgacattcagttcatacatttaaaaaaaaaagttttatttgtatctaaaacgtatgctccatcgtagaatgacacgctctttttattaatccatactaattatatgatgtccgtcgtaaattcgatagttatttgtcctcgctgagcatcgttatttctttttattgtccgccatcttggatgaCGTAAACAACATGTgtgcaacgaacgtaaactcgtatatgtccgactactttcgccaACCAATAggtaagtatgatgtcgttcggccggggggggggggggggggggaataagaatgaacagggatataaatacgcgcacgaataaatattgcagttggctcttttatgatcggcgaaaaaaacgaaaacggggggggggggggggggcgcaaacaaacttaattttaatttaggcccaaactgtcacaagatacgcccgtttcaaggttttggacaacttgattactttaccatttgagtggcaaaatatatttttgaaaattaagcaacacatacatgtaactttaccatttgagtgacaccatgcttaatccttgaaatgcactaagtgacctagtttttgacacggcatgatccatatttgaacttgacctagatatcattagcCACCACTTAAaaatgtggtgaagatcagatgaaaactacttcaattagagagcagacaccatgctaaatccttgaaattcactaagtgaccctgtaccttgtttttgacccggcatgacccatatttgaacttgactaAGATATCATCTaaacacaacttttgaccaaatttggcgAAGATcttatgaaaactacttgaattagagaatggacaccatgctaaatgtttgaaatgcactaagtgacctcatgaccttgtttatgacccggcatgacccatatttaaacttgacctagatatcatttagacacaacttatGACTTAATTTGGTGAAGGTCGGATGAAAACTACCTCAATTAGAGATctgacaccatgcttaatccttgaaatgcactaagtgaccctgtgacctagtttttaatccgGCACGActcattttcgaacttgacctagatattgtctagatacaacttccaACCAAGtgttgtgaagatcggatgaaaactatatgaattagagagcggaaactgctgtggatgCCGCCGTCCGCCGAGTGTGAAACTACATTTGCATaactataatacgtcctgttttcaacgggcgtataaaaaaatgACATAAGGAGGCGGGCAGCCTTCAACTGTTCTTAACTGTCCGAGGGCGTCTGAAACAATTCCTGCGAAAAGCACTGCTGTTAATTAAGTTCCATGAAAATCTGTCATGGGAATTTGGAGGAAAAGTCATTTGAAGAAAAGTTTACATTTGCTGGCAAGCACCAATCGACAACACAGAATCCTTAAAGCTCCCCATGAGACTTAATATGCTCAGTTGAGATAAAAACTCTTGCCATAAATGTTGCAACTTTTACATGGAAATGCGGTCTAACCGACTTTTTCAgaattaaacttaaataaattcTGACACTGTACTAGCCTTTCTGTTTCATAAGCAGAACAGTTTTGTCCAAGCTAGAACAATTACAGTAAAAaccttacaaaaacaaaataataacaaattaccATGCATCAATTTGTAAATatctttaaattaattattttaactaatttcttaaatatttttaaagtgaaAGTACACTTTTAATTTACTTAAAAGTAAATTAACAACAAAATTCCATTTACGATAATATACCAAGATTGGGGAACAAACCCTGCGTTGATATAAATACCTGACACAGTGAGGTTTTTAGTTCCTTCGGCTCTTCCAGGTAAAAGAGGATCAAGTGGCCCAGCAGCATAACCATATGACATCGTACAATTATATGAATCAGCATTGCTACAGCTCAGACTTGAAAAAGGTATGGATATTCCTATGGTTGGGTCGGTCTCACTAAAACTACCAACAGCTTGTATTCCTGTGATGCCACTTCCAGGATACAGGTAAGGAGTTTGATATCCAGGTCTTGTAGACACATCAGTCTGCATTGTAACCAACGGTACTTGACTACCAGTGCTGGTTACTCTATTAAGGataatgttattaaatttcaCAATGTTCGAAATCCCATTTATTTTGCAGACAATTTGAAGTCTGTCAATACTGGTGCTGTCTACAACAACTTCATTTACTGGTGAGGTTAAGTTATTTGCTGTCTGTCTGAAGAACTCGATGATTAAACCTGAAACATATAAAAAAGGGAACATTTgaacagggttcgacattaactttttttacagccagactgtcggaccagctcctcttaaaatgtactagcccgaacctgatgtctactagaccacaaatgacatagcaaataaacacaattgtgtcttgtaactgtttaatcaggatttatcagtaaataatcagtgaacaccagatttgtTTATgaatagagtaaaacaataaaataacccttttgTTTGCTTTTCTttgtcaaattcaagccatgggaactgactcgattttccatctaggataaaattgaggttttcgtgtttcttcatatttacgtttcctgtcagttaagcgtcggattcttttttatttactgattcgtcggacaaaaatccgaacttgaacaaagccattctttaaattacattatcttgtctgctacgcaaaaatgtttacattgatgataccgattttcgatagaagtcgtaaaatcatgctctagtTTTACAACACTGCagaaaattattaatattcatgacaacttgaccaattgaaacaagcaatttctgcaggaaactcatctttgcgtctaaaaatagcgatgaaacATGTGAATGCCCcgcatttattttaatatactagttttgtttgaatgtaaataacggatacaagagtaatttt
Encoded here:
- the LOC127835199 gene encoding nectin-3-like protein isoform X4; its protein translation is MQTDVSTRPGYQTPYLYPGSGITGIQAVGSFSETDPTIGISIPFSSLSCSNADSYNCTMSYGYAAGPLDPLLPGRAEGTKNLTVSVQPNNVDLRAFNQSSSLPIQSPTGTVATNMAHFMIGQVVKLTCKANLGTRSNGLISWKKSNIVAGSDMANYIPNNNEREEGQVVANGCQFEKTDSIMYNMTDQDAIRTSNNPLQFQCYISIPGSSALLPETTMKNFFIKVYNVNEPTTGGLATAGSGDAGVIAGAVIGSLVGIVIIVLLVYFLWYRRRAAGDDYTTKEEQGASNPNLAPEPQYAQSTKKGHENRAMDERTDSSHRYANDSYDRKDRHDRSDRNGQRGVGRRNLALDDDDEDYHSRDGSPTMNHSTHMGIDPEHGGIGTGV
- the LOC127835199 gene encoding uncharacterized protein LOC127835199 isoform X1, coding for MKWIVLFSCVLSVLISRVYSQGLIIEFFRQTANNLTSPVNEVVVDSTSIDRLQIVCKINGISNIVKFNNIILNRVTSTGSQVPLVTMQTDVSTRPGYQTPYLYPGSGITGIQAVGSFSETDPTIGISIPFSSLSCSNADSYNCTMSYGYAAGPLDPLLPGRAEGTKNLTVSVQPNNVDLRAFNQSSSLPIQSPTGTVATNMAHFMIGQVVKLTCKANLGTRSNGLISWKKSNIVAGSDMANYIPNNNEREEGQVVANGCQFEKTDSIMYNMTDQDAIRTSNNPLQFQCYISIPGSSALLPETTMKNFFIKVYNVNEPTTGGLATAGSGDAGVIAGAVIGSLVGIVIIVLLVYFLWYRRRAAGDDYTTKEEQGASNPNLAPEPQYAQSTKKGHENRAMDERTDSSHRYANDSYDRKDRHDRSDRNGQRGVGRRNLALDDDDEDYHSRDGSPTMNHSTHMGIDPEHGGIGTGV
- the LOC127835199 gene encoding uncharacterized protein LOC127835199 isoform X3, translating into MKWIVLFSCVLSVLISRVYSQGLIIEFFRQTANNLTSPVNEVVVDSTSIDRLQIVCKINGISNIVKFNNIILNRVTSTGSQVPLVTMQTDVSTRPGYQTPYLYPGSGITGIQAVGSFSETDPTIGISIPFSSLSCSNADSYNCTMSYGYAAGPLDPLLPGRAEGTKNLTVSVQPNNVDLRAFNQSSSLPIQSPTGTVATNMAHFMIGQVVKLTCKANLGTRSNGLISWKKSNIVAGSDMANYIPNNNEREEGQVVANGCQFEKTDSIMYNMTDQDAIRTSNNPLQFQCYISIPGSSALLPETTMKNFFIKVYNVNEPTTGGLATAGSGDAGVIAGAVIGSLVGIVIIVLLVYFLWYRRRAAGDDYTTKEEQGASNPNLAPEPQYAQSTKKRKSEDEGDNRPKPLPRKGPKPGTELHYAELDLNEGPHKAPRRKGRGDTVEYAEVEFKEISI